The DNA segment TACACACCTCTAATTTAGTTAGTACAGTTTAATAAAGATAGGTCAGCTTTACTTATACATGTGTTCAGTTCATTTGTGGAGAGGTTGTGACAAGCCTTATTTACCTGTCTATAAGCGAGTCTCAGAGACTCTTTTTACTTTGAGCGCAGTACTCTTTTATAGACTGATATTATTCACTGAAACCCCACAGAGGGCCCCACAGGTGACTGGATAGATGATGTCAAACTATCCACATAATTAAtcttaatagatttttttaaagaagtcaTTTAAAGGCACATTTTTCCccacattttttaaagaaacaagaaATAGCTAAAACCACACTGGGATATGCATCTCAATGCACATGTGACTAGCATGACTCGAGCATTATTAAAAGTAAGGGCTTAGTAATTTCTAATTTGTAAACTCAGGCCATTGTCTATGGGAGGTACATACATATGAAAAGctttgagctttgaacttcatagccaggtgtatccaatcatgagaaaaggtatttaaggtggccaattgcaagttgttctcctatttgaatctcctctgaagagcggcattatgggctcatcaaaacaactctcaaatgatctaaaaacaaagattgttcaacatagttgttcaggggaaggatacaaaaagttgtctcagagatttaacctgtcagtttccactgtgaggaacatagtaaggaaatggaagaccacagggacagttcttgttaagcccagaagtggcaggccaagaaaaatatcagaaaggcagagaagaagaatgatgagaacagtcaagggcaatccacagaccacctccaaagagctgcagcatcatcttgctgcagatgtagtcactgtgcatcggtcaacaatacagcgcactttgcacaaggagaagctgtatgggagactgatgcgaaagaagccatttctgcaagcacggcacaaacagagtcgcctgagatGTGCTTTTGTATaataagaaatggcttctttcgcatcactgtACATCACACCCTGCATCTgtaaagccaccagcattgtggaagaCCGCACACATCCCTCACCCGGATGCCATCCGTCAGAAGATAAAGGAGCATCCAAGCCCCCACTACTAGACTCTGAAACaacttcatccaccaggcagtcagacttctcaacacacagagacagagctgaacccccaccactactcatcctacacactcacacagaactgaactgaaccccccacCACTACTCATCCTACAAACTcatacagaactgaactgaacccccccaccattactcatcctacacactcatacagaactgaactgaacccccccccccccaccatttctcatcctacacactcacacagaactgaactgaaccccccccaCCATTACTcatcctacacactcacacagaactgaaTGGAACCCCCCCAACACTACTCATCCTACACATTcatacagaactgaactgaacccccccaccattactcatcctacacactcatacagaactgaactgaacccccccaccactactcatcctacacactcattcagaactgaactgaacccccccaccattactcatcctacacactcatacagaactgaactgaacccccccaccattactcatcctacacactcacacagaactgaactgaacccccccaccactactcatcctacacactcattcagaactgaactgaaccccccaccattactcatcctacacactcacacagaactgaactgaacccccccaccactactcatcctacacactcattcagaactgaactgaaccccccaccattactcatcctacacactcacacagaactgaactgaaccccccccaCCATTACTCATCCTACACACTcatacagaactgaactgaaccccccccaCCATTACTCATCCTACACACTcatacagaactgaactgaaccccccccccaccattactcatcctacacactcattcagaactgaactgaaccccccaccattactcatcctacacactcatacagaactgaactgaacccgcCCCCCACCATTACTCATCCTACACACTcatacagaactgaactgaaccccccaccattactcatcctacacactcacacagaactgaactgaaccccccccaCCATTACTCATCCTACACACTcatacagaactgaactgaaccccccccaCCATTACTcatcctacacactcacacagaactgaactgaacccccccaccattactcatcctacacactcatacagaactgaactgaaccccccccaCCATTACTCATCCTACACACTcatacagaactgaactgaacccgcCCCCCACCATTACTCATCCTACACACTcatacagaactgaactgaaccccccccccccaccattactcatcctacacactcatacagaactgaactgaacccgcCCCCCACCATTACTcatcctacacactcacacagaactgaactgaacccccccccccccaccattactcatcctacacactcatacagaactgaactgaacccccccaccattactcatcctacacactcatacagaactgaactgaacccccccaccattactcatcctacacactcatacagaactgaactgaacccgcCCCCCACCATTACTCATCCTACACACTcatacagaactgaactgaacccccccccccccaccattactcatcctacacactcatacagaactgaactgaacccgcCCCCCACCATTACTCATCCTACACACTcatacagaactgaactgaaccccccccccccaccattactcatcctacacactcatacagaactgaactgaacccgcCCCCCACCATTACTcatcctacacactcacacagaactgaaTGGAACCCCCCCACCATTACTCATCCTACACATTCATGTAtgcagaataaaacgtacagggtcctAAACATATGTATTTAACACAGTATGTAATAGAGGTAAGTTTTTGCAAAGCCCAATAATTTTTGCCATTTACTAAAACAGTTTAGACAGGGaactccaaatatgggcataaacatgGCGCCAACTACAAAAATGACTAAATGACAGCAGTGGTCTATTGCTAATTGTTGTCAATGGtgctatttttgctatttttaagatGTTAAACACTAAATACAATGTTGCTTATTGTGTAACAGCTTAAATTTATTTGAGTACCTCTTGCATAGGGTCCCCTACATGTAGAGAGATATAAAGCAGCATGATTCACAAGTAAAGGGTGCCtagtttgctgtgttttttttttcaagaaggACAGTGTAATGGGTGTTAAGCTTgtgtaaaaacctaaaaacatcaAAACTGAGAACTGAGTATTTGAGAATTTTTTCCTCCTGACAGTGAGGTTAAGATTTATCTTATAGACATTATTGtgatattgtaatatttaataataataaaacagaaagGAACGTTTGGGTACCACTATGTGCAGCAGTAAGCTAGATAGCTGATCATATAGCTAGCAGTGCTGTCCATTAATCATTGTTGTTTCTGTAAATTTGAGTAGTCTTTTGAAGCTAAGAGAAGATTTACTGTTAGATAAATAAGaaccacaaaatgtattttaagtggCATGCAGTGAGCAGTGCCGTTGATGTCAGGCCAGAACCCCTGGCAACACAAAATGTGGCTACAACTGCTACTATGAGATGAGATTACAATAGAATTTATTATATATGAGGTTACAATAGAGGCTATTAGGCCAGtatattaattaaaacaaaagttTCAGTTCACCGGATCTGTTCTTCTCCCTTTGCAACAAAATGATGATTTTATCAGAAACCCCACTTTAGTAGAATACTTTATTCTCTCCAGTTCGGCTAGAAAAGATTAGCTGAAAAACAGTTGTTTGTTGTCTGTTGTTTTATGGGTAAATTAGAGAGAATTGCCGTTAAATTGAAATGAAATGCATCCACTGCTGTTGCAGCATATCTCTGGAAACAAACATCAGTACATGTTAAATTGATAATAGAGCAGCTCATGATCAGATTGGTCCCACAGAAAGTCAACTTAGCAGTCGAGATTGTAAAAACACCAGAAAAAATCATAGATATTAGAAAAAAACTAGATAGTAATAGAGAACTTGATCCAAATGACCCAGCTAAGCCCCTTTAATATATTTCCATTGTTCTAAAATGCATTGATGTTCAGTGgctatatatgcagctgaaacagagagcCTAGTCTATCCCAAATATTGCAACGTTAAATGTttgaatgtttaaaatgtttcattatttttacttttatatgttgagtagttttgaaaacagtacttttaaacttttacttgagtaaatagattgagttgatacttcatcttctatagaattattttaaaccctaatatctttacttctacctgagtaataaatgtgaatacttttaaCACCTACCAGCCAACACCAATTCCAGTTGGGatgctgtttaaaatgtaaatgaatatgAATAAAACAATTTGAAAAATGTACAGATCCATagtttattcacatttttttaatcttttagaaTTTAATACAAGCAACACATTTCAAAAAGGTTTGGACGGGGCAACAAATGCTGAAAAGTGAGGTGTACTAACATAAATAAAACAGGTGCAATAGAAGCAATTTGTATATAACTCACTGAGTAAAACAGAGCATTACAGAAAAGCAGAATATCTCAGAAGCAAATTGTGGAAAATATTTAGAAATTGTTTCTGTTTTCCTTTATATTAACTTGGATGACAGGGTATGTGTGCACCATTTACTAGTGGGATGACCTGCATCTGCAACAGATATGCAGTTGATCCACCTTGTAACTGACGGGGGTTAAAGAACCTTGTATTGATGCCAGATACTACAGGGCACATTAATAGATCTCAGTGACACACAGATGATCATCAGTATATTAGacacagtggttttaatgtttaagTTCATACATTTATGCTTATATACACagatatgtctatctatataataatctaattaaaaataactaatcAGTCACTCAAAGCAAGCAGAGACAGTGATTCACATATGATTGAAGCCAGAAAATTCCAtcatcttttttttaagtaatttagacTATTTTAATTGTTGTATTTCCTTTCCATGGTATCTTCAATGAGTATTATTAGCAgtatgcataaaaataaatacaaatatctaCAAATGACTTTAAGATTAGTTTCTTCATTCAAATGGCAATTGCTGCACAGTAAATCTGCCAGTATTAAATTaacactattagtgttaaattaacatgcACCCCTTAACATGCATGCATTTTGACaaatttctgcctgatattacacaccttaaacgtgaggatttctattcaagcattacatacactgtaaacccagaagttgtttaaactcaaataaattgagtctgttttgcataaaatttgagatttctaaacaatactcaactattttgagttagttgaacatttgtgggcacagatacacttaaactgagatctttgagttgaatcaacttataataactgagtttagtctgttgccattaacagattcttttccattggcttctgtcacaatcaatTTGCATACTCGGTGTGTCCAAGAGtttttgacactcaccatcagtgtgtagtgattcacccggggctaccttagataaacttgtagatcacatattatgattaaatgcttggcctctgtgttgtaggttgtagaacaagcatcatttactgagctgcagtaactctgtgttctcgctgtgctctcagtactttgatttctttactgttttctttcatctacttttctatgtgtattttaaaaaatagttgaatgaaaccagaaagaagactaaaaacaagttcaggaaaatattaattttaaatatatatgtatatttatttgttaagttcactgtactttaaaaaaatatattacatgaacttaaaatttattaggtaatcggttacaaccaaagttttgagtttagtcaacttatcgggttttacagtgtaggtaaTAGGtctcatgtttgataagaaatgttcattttactttagaGAAAAGGgctttgtatcacctacacctgtggCACTTATATGGGCCACAAGTGAAAGGGTCTGTAAACAAGTTTACAAATTTCAGAGCACCATTAATGTAATTATAGCAAACTGAAATAAAGGTACAATAAAAAGTTAATTTCAAGTCTTTGATGTGAGAACAAAAATTTAAGCTTACAAATGCACATATATTAAACGTTATGGCCATACCAACATTTCGGGAGATTGATCCATTCTCTTAACTTTACAGGGACTTGCATATCATAACTGGTTTGAAGGATAATTTTATCACCAAGGTCAGACAAGTCTTGAACATTTTAAAGCTCTGATTAGCCTCTGTTGGGTAATCTTGTATTTCCACAGAAGATATGAAACAACTACAATAGGTTTGTAATTTGATGTGCATAAAGACATTTCCACACataaagacattttaatatgcatgaaaaatattttaaagaaaataaactacAGAATGGTAATTCTGCACACCATAATAATCATTAGTTAAAGCCATCAGTAAAGTATTaccttttaaaatattaattacttGTTCCACTGGGTTTAAAGTAAACTTGTAAAGTAATGTGCTAATAAATTTCATTTCAGGTACCAAATTTCACTTTTCACAATTTTGCACCAAATGTAGTGTTTATTTTCAGCCAGATACTTAACCTgcctaaaatgctcttttttcaCCTTCAGTCTTCATCCATGGGGAAATGCTAATGTGACTGCTGGGCAGGGCTATTCCACGTAGAATTACCACTTTCGCTTGTTTGTAGAGTATTTTAATAGCCTGCATGACCTCTTCTGTTTTGAGAGTGTAGATAATGGGGTTTAACATAGGAGGAATAGTTTGAGTCAGGGCAGAGTTGATCATTCTATCGTTTGCTTTTATAGATGATGTGAGAGATAAAATGTTAATGCtaaaaaatgggaaataaaataGAGAAACCAATATAAGATGGGAAGTGCATGTTTTCATAGCTTTCATTCGCTCAACACCATGTGAGATTTTAAGCAAAGCAATTCCAATACAGATATATGAGACTGTTATTAATATCATTGGAAGACAAGCCAGTACAACAAAACAGGTGACAGCCATGACATAACTTATAGACTTGTCATTACAAGCTAAAATATAGAGAGGACCATGATCACAGAAGTAGCTGTCAACTGTAGTGGATCTACAGAAAGACAATCTGGTAATCATGGCTACAAGGATGGCAATGATGGCTATGGAAAAAATCCATGCAACACCAACAATTAATGTCATTGCTGCTTTAGTCACAATAGCATTATACCTCAATGGAAAACATATAGCTACCACCCTGTCATAGGCCAAAACAAGCAGAGTTAATGACTGTAAAGTcataaaaaataagacaaaaaacatGTTTGTTAGACAGGCTTCATAAGAAATGTATTGGTTATTAAACAGAAACATCTCCACAAGCTTTGGAATAAGAGCAGAACTTCCACACAGATCAGAAACAGCAAGGTTGAACACAGCTATGTACTTTGCTGTGTGGAGAGAACGTGCCAGGTATATGGTCCCCATTATAAAAGAATTACCTAAAACAGTCACTGCATACACAAAGCAAAGAAACACATAGTAGTACTTTGCATGAGGGATgttataaaatccattgatgtaaAATGTGGGGGGACGAACAAATGTTGCATTGGCAAAGATAGCTGATCCCGAGAAAGCCATGTCAGGAGTCTTCTGGTTACAGAAtctgtggaggaagagaacaACCTAGTTTGATTAATTCCAAGATATGATTCCAAGTTGCCATTATGTAAATGAAAGCATAATTCACAGCATGCATAATGTATCAAAGTGTAAAAGTATGGAGAAAATTATGCATCCTAATACACTACCTCTACGGCGTCTGAAGCATCCTGTAAAGAGATTTGCACATTTGCAGGTATTTATACGTTTGTTATGGTGACATCACTTCCTGAAgctcaacaacaaacagaaatggGTGTATGCTACACAGGATGAATAGTTTATGCATCAATATTTGTCACAgcagacagtgcagtgcagtgcaagcACCCGGTGAACCACATAATTATTTCTTCTGTAGGTATTAATAACTTAttttatgtattcattttaatatcCTGCAACTATCAAAAAAATACAGCAGAgctattcagaaaaaaatattaacttcATATATTTACCTTTTCATAACAATGTGTATGTTTACATGCACATATTATGTACACAGCATACTAAGATTTTTAcataacataattaataataattatacataacttttttatatattagaaTACTATATTTATGATTTTGTTTCCTATTTTCACTCTgccaaatttatttatatatttctcccTTTCAGACCTGGAGCAAGAAATCAtgggaggaaccaaggctcacataTAAGGGGTGAACCATCCTACTCTGGTCGAACaactttaaattaattattaaaaagttactatACAGTCACATGGGTCTAATATATTCAGAAAATTCCTAGTTCAAGTTCATATAcacttggatgtaatcagtagcgGAAACTGGACTGTGACAAGCTGATCTGAGGGTGGGACATCCATTAGTATTATGTCGGACAAGTGGGCAGAAAGATAAAATTAGTTTTGAGTGGATTTATGAAGAACAGACAAGATGCAACAATAtaagagtgtggctaatgactctggCAGACCTGAAGAGTATAAAACAAAAtcttcacctggatttaactaagtaaatgatctagggttgctgcagttggtcaggtctaggttcagcaacagtatgtgctgaaagaatgaggtcagctgactaccagaatatactaaatataggccaggttattccattaatggattttttctttcctgatggcacggccatattccaagatgacaatgtcaggattcatggtgctggaattgtgaaagagtgcatcATCAATGCATCATCTTGGTGATTGAAATTAATTGAAATGCTTGCTGCAATCAAAACTAAAAACGGTTcaacaaatattagagtgtgcaACATcttttttggtggtgactttttttttggccaggcagtgtatatatatagagagattttAGAACATATATTTGCTACCATCCAATGTCTCTTTTAATAAAGGCTTTGcatatttcagcaagacaatgttAAACCACAAACTTCATTCATCAACAGCATGGTGTGACAGAAAAATGCTTGCACACTAAACCGGCCTGTCAGGAATCCAGATCTTTTACCAATTGACTGTTGCAGAAAGAAGAGGGAATGCTAAACAATGGCAGACATGACCCTGTTCcaactttttgagatgcattgCTAAAATCAGGTTATAAATGATTGAAAATGTAAAATTTCTGATTTTATGTTCTATTGTGAGTAAACTGTGGGTGTATGGGATTTGCAAATAATTGCCCTCTATTTGTATTTTTatgcatttacattttacacaatgtCCCAACTGTTTATAATTGGAGTTGTTTTACTTTGCGAAGGTGACCATGATTTCAGGTCATGTCCTTTGCATTAGGCTAAAAAGATTTAACCTAAATCTAATTACACATACTAGAACTGTACGGGACAatacatataaaagtaaagttaaaaGATAATTTGATGCATTTTGCAATCCAGATCTTATCCATAACTCTAAACTTCAGTATGAACACATTAATACAGATTATTAACATTTAGACATGTTGGAATAAAATTGGTCTGAGCTGTGTTGTAATCTATGGTTACTTTATCTTTTATAACAGATTATACTGTAAAACCTAACCTTCATTACCGAAAATAGCTTTTACATTTACAATTGCGTCAGCTTGTTTTGATGACCTGATTAGAATGTTAGACCCTCTAACCCTCCATACACAAACAAAACCTCCTCTGGCTAACGTAATCATGATAAGTAAGTCTGCTAATTAGTTTGCTTGTTGTGATTGCTCCACAGAGAGACTGGTGTGGAAACAACACCTGAGAGATTTCTGTCATCTGTCTCTCAGCTCATTAGAGTTGAGCAATGGGTACACAATAGTACCTGTTGTACACAATAACACTCTCCTGTTTTAATGATACACTGTTCATGCAATGTCAAGGGAATGTATATGAAATGATGTTATGTCAGATGCCATGGTGGATATAGTTAATgaatatgatatttaaaaatattatgacaatattttaaaaacagagaTATATGCGAGCCATAtaagaaaaattaaagtgttccTGCTAAGGATTTGCAaatgcaaaaacataaaataccTGATGTCATAAATATCCACACAACaccatatattatattttttagaattaaaatGAGTCTACAGTTTTGTATGTTTTAgtctcttttaattatttttattacactttGTGCAATAAACGGTTGTATGCAATTTATTGTGTGCCCTGGGCCAAATTACACTTTTGCATAAAACTCAGTGTTTTGGCAAATGGGCATTTGTGAAACATTTTGGAAATCTTAACAACTATCAAGGCTGATATTTGTTTTTACAATGTTTCATACATTGAATATCAAAACAAACATGTGACATTTAACCAATTGTAACTAGAGCTTACATCAGGCCCAAAAACTCCAGCCCGACCGTACctgagcctgtgcacgttctgtcCAAGCACGACCAGTCTAACCCCATAAACTGTCAGAGACTGATTTAAACCAGACGTTGTTTTAGTAAGTACTGACCTTTTTTTACTACAATTCTGTGTTGTTTGAATGAGTGATATGGGTTCAGAATGACATTATCAAACGTTAGAGGAggttcagtgtttttgttttttattgtccaCATCAAGAGCTCAAGGGGGGCATCCTCTGGAACAAAGGCATGTTAACGCTCACTCTATGTTCATGCGCATAAATAAGGTGCCTATACTTCCTGATTTCTGACCCCAAATGTTTCCATTGTCTTGCTTGGTGTCTGTTTCTGCACCCTTGTGTAGTTAGAAAAATTCTGAGGTGTGCACCTGCACAAGCCTTTGTATAACGTTTAAGTAGCTGCTATCTAGCTTTCTTAAATAGCTTTAATGACGAGCCAAGTATAAACCAATGCGGATAAGTGGA comes from the Astyanax mexicanus isolate ESR-SI-001 chromosome 20, AstMex3_surface, whole genome shotgun sequence genome and includes:
- the LOC103041391 gene encoding olfactory receptor 1J4-like; amino-acid sequence: MAFSGSAIFANATFVRPPTFYINGFYNIPHAKYYYVFLCFVYAVTVLGNSFIMGTIYLARSLHTAKYIAVFNLAVSDLCGSSALIPKLVEMFLFNNQYISYEACLTNMFFVLFFMTLQSLTLLVLAYDRVVAICFPLRYNAIVTKAAMTLIVGVAWIFSIAIIAILVAMITRLSFCRSTTVDSYFCDHGPLYILACNDKSISYVMAVTCFVVLACLPMILITVSYICIGIALLKISHGVERMKAMKTCTSHLILVSLFYFPFFSINILSLTSSIKANDRMINSALTQTIPPMLNPIIYTLKTEEVMQAIKILYKQAKVVILRGIALPSSHISISPWMKTEGEKRAF